attcccatggtgttgttcaaaatgtgctctggcacaatcataagcaccgcttgctactgaaaacaagaaaaaagtcggtcctgctatgggctgaaccatttgttaatggtgcgGGGGGGACACTATCCAATGTATTCAGATTtggcatttatattcactgttaactgtaactacgctcaaactgttaatgcgatcttattttaataaacaacactgtcatatgcaaaactggggtggcacttggggtggcaagggatcattttagggtgcacttgccaccccatgccacccttctagatccgcccctgctgtGAACTGTTGTCTAGATCCATTTTTATATTACTTTTCCTTTGATGGCTtctggaagaaaaaagaagatgcGGATCCGGCAAGAGAGCAGTAACCTTAGGACATGCCATTTCAATGTATAATTCCAGTCATATTATGGTTTTCctattttccaaaaaaagtgATTGTGTAGCCATGGGACAGGTATTTTGTTCAACTGTAttgggagatttttttttttttttttgtaggtaattgtttaataaaatgtttctgAAGCTTCGAACAACAATGATGGACTAAGATTGTAAAAGGCTTGTTATTAGAGTCAGGAAATTTTGGCAAATTTTGAACACTTCTTCTGTTTTCAAAGAATTGTTAATAGTTGGGGAAATATGCTCATCTGAGAATTAGACATAGAGGCAGATCTTATAGCACATAAACAGGAAAGGTGGAGTTGCTGGTAGACTTTTCTCAGCTTCAGTCAGAGACAATCTGTTACCCCTGTGATGGTGTTGTTCCTGTATCATCAAAGCAATGTTAGTCCAGCTGCAACATCGcaactgaccaatcacattgtcaGAGCATTCAGTTTGCATTAGCTAAGAAGCTAACTAATGATATTAAAAACTATCACAAGCAAAGCAAGCTAAATTTGGCAAACAGCAAACCTAATTTGATAATGAATTTCTTATATTGCATTAATTAATAGAAAAAACCCACTTGAAACATTTACTATTTGTTCCAGAAGAGAGTTTATATAAACAaaggtatttttgttttcttttttccaccgTTGCATAGCTTTGACATCACACAACGTGACTGGCCGGTTGCAGCATTACTCTTCATTGTAATAATACTCATCCAGGATGATCAACAGTGCAGCTATCTGGTAATTGCTAatagttacattttttaaatgaatgtgcATATCAACCAGGCTTACATTCATACTGAGTGTTCTGACCTGCCTGACCTTTACAAATTCCTCATGaagtttcaattcaattcaattcaattcaattttatttatatagcgccaaatcacaacaaaagtcgcctcaaggcgctttatattgtacagtagattgcacaataataaatagagaaaaacccaacaatcatatgaccccctatgagcaagcactttggcgacagtgggaaggaaaaactccctttaacaggaagaaacctccggcagaaccaggctcagggggaggcggccatctgctgcgaccggttggggtgaaagaaggaagacaggataaagacatgctgtggaagagagacagagattaataacagatatgattcgatgcagagaggtctattagcacatagtgagtgagaaaggtgactggaaaggaaaaactcaatgcatcatgggaatccccggcagcctcacgtctattgcagcataactaagggaggattcagggtcacctggtccagccctaactatatgctttagcaaaaggaaagttttaagcctaatcttgaaagtagagatagtgtctgtctccgaatccaaactggaagctggttccacagaagaggggcctgaaaactgaaggctctgcctcccattctacttttaaatactctaggaacaacaagtaggcctgcagtgcaagagcgaagtgctctaatagggtgatatggtactacaaggtcattaagataagatggggcctgattatttaagaccttgtatgtgaggagcaggattttgaattcaattctggatttaacaggaagccaatgaaggaagccaaaacaggagaaatatgctctctctttctagtccctgtcaggactcttgctgcagcattttggattagctgaaggcttctcagcgagtttttaggacttcctgataatagtgaattacagtagtccagcctggaagtaataaatgcatgaactagtttttcagcatcactctgagacaggatatttctaattttagagatgttgcgcaaatggaagaaagcagtcttacatatttgtttaatatgtgcattgaaggacatgtcctggtcaaaaatgactcaaggtttctcacagtgttactggaggccaaggtaatgccatccagagtaagaatctgcttagataccatatttctaagattttcagggccgagtacaataacctcagttttatctgaattaagaagcagaaagttagcggccatccaggtctttatgtctttaagacattcctgcagtttaactaattggtgtgtgttacctggcttcatggatagatagagctgcgtgtcatctgcatagcagtgaaaatttatgctatgtcttctaatgatgttgcctagggaagcatgtataaagtaaatagaattggtcctagcactgaaccctgtggaacaccataattgaccttagtgtctgaagaggactctccatttacatgtacaaactggagtctattagatagatatgatacaaaccactgcagtgcagtacctgtaatacctacagcatgttctaatcgctctaataggatattatggtcaacagtatcgaatgctgcactgaggtctagcaggacaagcacagaatgagtccactgtcagaggccataagaagatcatttgtaaccttcactaaagctgtttctgtgctgtgatgagctctgaaacctgactgaaacgcttcaaataagccattcctctgcagatgatcagttagctgtttgacaactactctttcaaggatttttgatatgaaaggaaggttggagattggcctataattagctaagacagctgggtctagagatggctttttaagtaaaggtttaactacagccagcttgaaggcctgtggtacatagccgattattagagataggttgatcatatttaagatcgaagaattaattaatggcaggacttctttgagcagttttgtaggaatggggtctaaaagacacgttgatggtttggaggaattaattattgaagttaactcagaaagatcaattggagaaaagagtctaacttaacattgatggtactaagagtagctgtagataatattacatctgtgggatgattattggtaatttttctctaatgataaaaattttatttgtgaagaagttcatgaagtcattactagttaacgttaaagggatggttggctcagtagagctctgactttttgtcagcctggctacagtgctgaagagaaacctggggttgttcttattttcttcaatcagtgacgaatagtaagatgttctggctttgcggagggctttcttataaagcagcaaactatttctccaggctaaatgatgatcctctaaatttgtgacacgccatttcctctccagcttacgagttatctgctttaggctacgtgtttgagaattataccacgagtcaggtactttggatttgaggccttagttttcacaggagctacagtatccagagtcgcacgtagtgaggaggtaaaattattaacaagataatcgacctctgttggagtagcgttcagatagctgctctgctctatgttggtacagggcattgaagatgataacagtgggtggattatattcttaaacttagttacagcactttcagaaagacatctactttgataaagtctactctccactgctgtgtaatcaattattgtaaatgtaaatgttatcaggaaatgatcagacagcagagggttttcaggaaacactgttaaatgttcagtttctatgccatatgttaaaacaagatctagagtgtgattaaagtggtgggtgggttcttttacattttgagagaagccaattgagtctagtaacagattaaatgcgatgttgaggctgtcatttttagcatctacatggatgttaaaatcacccacaataattattttatctgagctgagcactaaatcagataaaaagtctgagaaatcagagagaaactctgtgtaaggcccaggtggacgatagatgataacaagtaagactggtttctgagttttacagctggggtggacgaggctaagcatcaggctttcaaatgaattaaaagtctgtcttggtctttcgttaattaataggctggtgtgaaaaattgctgccacaccgcccctcggcctgtgcttcgggatttctggtagttagaatgactcggggtgttgattcatttaaactaacatactcatcctgctgcaaccaggtttctgtaaggcagagtaaatcgatttgttgatcaattattaagtcatgtactaacagagacttggagagagagacctaatatttaataatccacatttcactgttttactctttggttcagatgtggatactgtattgttctttctttgtgatttttatgtttaagttgtttattgctggttttagtttgtttttttgtcttttgggagctgacacagtctcaatggagatgggttttgggggtagcaggaggagagaagctgcagagaggcgtgtaagactgcaactctgcttcctggtcccaactctggatagtcatattttgggggtttaataaattggtccatatttctagaaatgagagctgctccatccaaagtgggatggatgccgtctctcctaacaagaccaggtttcctccagaaggtttgccaattatctatgaagcccacatcgtttctgggacaccactcagacagccagcaatttaaggagaacatgcggctaaacatgtcactcctggtctgattgggagggaccagagaaaactacagagtccgacattgttttggcaaagttacacaccgattcaatattgattttagtgacctccgattggcgtaaccgggtgtcattactgccgacgtgaattatgatcttactgtatttacgtttacccttagccagcagttttaaatttccttcaatgtcgcctgctctggcccctggaagacaattgactatggttgccggtgtctctagcttcacatgtctgagaacagaatcaccaattaccagagtttgaccccggcgggtgtgtcgccgagtggggaaaagcagttgaacacatgaacaggttggtggtgtacctggggcttcagtttaagactatgcttcctcctcaccgtcacccagccgcccctctttccccagctgcttggggtctgccggggaacagctagcggggcctacgctatcttcggctgcaccagctacaggggcctggctagctacgggtaaTAGttagtctccaattcagtaatcctggcctccagagctgcaaatatgctacatttattacaggtatcattactgctaaaggaggccgaggagtaactaaacatctgacacaatgagcaggaaagtgcaggagggacaggtgaagtagccatggtgctaacgagtcggctacgagctaagctaagctagcgaaacagtaaagagacagtgagtgaatactttgggtataaattaggtagtgagtacacagaaagggtgattcagatgaagcacgttaagattatactatgaaaagggatgtatcaaaagatttaaattaaattgctaagcagaaaagctactcagaaacaccactgtgtttgagcaggaacaggaagtgatactataccacagagcgagcgaacaccaagtgacagcgccactgTCAGTGTTCTGAACTTCAGCTATTTCAGCTGCTACTGAggagaggggctgtgtgcttgcCTGTGTGCAGGAGGAAGGTAAAGACAGCACCGATGACATCTAATCTGATAGCAATTTTTGATAGCAATTTTTAGTATCAATAAGTATCTGTTTataaacacacaaacgcacatatatatatatatataaccataaatataaagcatcttgcAGCAGTGAACAAAACTTGAGAAGACTTACTTGTTGAACAGTTTatatttgagtttattataaGTTCTACTATGAAATTTGATCCCTGGCTTTTTATTCCTTAATAACCATTTGTGTCAATTATTTCTAAACTTTGTTACATCTTATAAAACTATGTTTGCTTTTTTAGCTAAGAAgatattacattaaaaaaaattcaaaaccgtgtgaaaaacaaattgttttattcttttacgTAAGTGATATAACTCTTAGATTGCATCATTACATTTCCTGTTGCAATACTTGACTTTTTAACCTCTCCAGTCATCTCACTTGATACAGCTAAAGATCACAGAGATGAATGTGTGAGTGTTGTGCTCAGCTGCAGTTTTAATCAAGGGTATGTATACATTTCTTTTATCGCCATGAGCACATTAAAAATTCACTATGGCCGCACAGGTTTATGCTGGGGCAATATGATTATTTCAGACCTGCCTTTGGTCATTATCATCTCTTACTTTCATCTTGCCATAAATCATATCCTAATGAGTAGAGCTGTTAATGTCAACTGATATGTCACGTGTTGCATTTGAAAACAGCAAAATTAATTTATGTCAGCAACCACAACCAGGGTTTCCTGTTCCTTACTAGCTCTCCTCACGTCACACAGATGAACAGCACAGAAGGACATGTGCTTGTCTGCAAAACTTCATAAAGGACTTCATAAAGGACCAAAAAGAACATCTTTTCTGATCATGAACATATCAAACAGCACCACAGAAGATGAACAGGTGTATGCTGGGGTCTTTGGCTGCGTGATGGTGATAGGTCTGCCTCTCAATGCAGTCGCACTGTGGATTCTTCTTCGCCGCCACAGCCTCAAATCACCCAACGCTGTCTTCATGGTCAATCTAGCATTCTCAGACCTGCTACTCATCATCTCTTTACCCATGAGGATCTACTTTCATGCCACAGGCATCTGGCCTCTTATCACCTTCATCAGTGTGGACAGATTTCTGGCTGTGGTTTATCCTCTGAGGTCACGCCATTTAAGAACCTCGTCCAATGCCTGGAAAGGAGCTGCATTCGTCTGGAGTTTTATGCTGGTGGTGAATATCCCAGAGAGTTTGCACTTCCTAGAACATTTGCAGAACCACTTTCAACCTACCTGTTTTAAATCTTATTACTCTTACGAGCCTTTATTGAGTAAAACTCGATTAGCAGTTATTTACCTTCAGATTGTGTTACTGGTCACAATGCTAACAGTCAACATTGTTTGCACCGTTACGGTGTCTTGGACTCTGCACAGAGATCTCAGTGACTCTGCAAAGGTCAACAACAAGATGAAAGTTATGCTGATCTTTGTCATGAACTTGGTTTTGTTTGCCATGTTCTTACCTGTGCCTATAGGTATGGCTACACATGCCAAAGAAATCATGCCGCTGGTATGTCTTACTGTTTCTAACTGCTGTCTGGATCCTCTGTTGTATTACTTTTCTTTTGACTCCTTTTGGAAGAAAAAGGAAGATGCAACGAACGGAGGAGAAATGTAGATGCTAGACATGATATTTTTGGtatgatattttctttttgacatgcattcttttctttttttggtgaaCTAATTTGTTATTGCCCAAAATGCTCATTTAGTTCAAGCATATTTTCCCAATTCCTAAATTCTGAAACTGAGCTTATTGTACTATTGTGTGTCTTTTGACTCCCTCTCTGCTTTCTTGTCTTTCCACTCACCCCAATCATTTGTGGCAGCTGGTGCCCTCCCTGACCCTGGGTTTGtaggaagtttcttcctgttagaatGGAACTTTTTTTCTACCCACTGTTACCACAGGTTTGTTCAGAGGGGGTTCAGTCATGGAATTTTGGGGGTTTCATTCTAATATTGTGGGTTCCTtattttataatataaagcacctttgggtgaatgttgttgtgaattggtgctatataaataaaatcgaaTGAAATTTTCACCAGTAACTCAACAATAATTGTCAGTTAAATGTACTTGTGAAGCTTAGgcagtgggagagagagagaaaagacttGTTAGCTTCAGTTTTATAAAACTATTCTTCAAATTTAAAGCTTCAGGACTGTAGCTGatttattgtacattttgtacaCTTGATGACTGAGGAAACAACCTGTCTTTATCTGCTGGAGAGTTTAAAAAGACCTCCGGAAGTCCATACCACAGA
The genomic region above belongs to Oreochromis aureus strain Israel breed Guangdong linkage group 14, ZZ_aureus, whole genome shotgun sequence and contains:
- the LOC120443596 gene encoding lysophosphatidic acid receptor 6-like translates to MCLSAKLHKGLHKGPKRTSFLIMNISNSTTEDEQVYAGVFGCVMVIGLPLNAVALWILLRRHSLKSPNAVFMVNLAFSDLLLIISLPMRIYFHATGIWPLITFISVDRFLAVVYPLRSRHLRTSSNAWKGAAFVWSFMLVVNIPESLHFLEHLQNHFQPTCFKSYYSYEPLLSKTRLAVIYLQIVLLVTMLTVNIVCTVTVSWTLHRDLSDSAKVNNKMKVMLIFVMNLVLFAMFLPVPIGMATHAKEIMPLVCLTVSNCCLDPLLYYFSFDSFWKKKEDATNGGEM